One Methanobacteriaceae archaeon genomic window, AAAAATAAACTTCTTTTTAAAATATTTAAATACAAAAAATAAAAAAAAATAAAGTTCTTTTAAATAGTACTTTTAAAAGAACAGACGATACGGTTAATTTACCATATCAGAATCAATGGATTTGCCAGTAAATTCACCGGAAGGACTTACTTCATTAATTTTAAAATAATAATCATTAATATCATCTACATGAATTGTGAAGTAGTAAGTTCCACCCACACCTAACATTCCATCATTATAATCTTGAACAAACTGTTTATCTATAACATGAGCCCCATGACTTTCACCACCATTGGAAACCCAATAATATCCAGTACTAGGATTTGCATGTACAGTCATGACAAAATTATTATTCTCGTCCAAAATAGGACCAGATTGACTATTAGCAGCTACAACAAAGCCTACTGAAGATATCAACACTAAGCCAAATATTAAAGCCACTTTTATTTTTTTAGAAATCATTTGATTACCTCTATTTTGAAACATTTTTATTATCAACCAACATCCAGACAAAATATTTTGCCTAGAAATTTTGGTTTAACAAAACTTACAATTAGTATTGCTCAATCAAATATATAAATATTTTGGTACTCCTAAAAAATTATATTTCAAAATAAAATAAATTATCAAATTTTAAATAAGTTAAACAACAAAATATAGTATATATAATAATTTTTTAAATCTATTATAAATAAGGGATTAAAATGAAAACTGTTGCAATTAATGGTTATGGAACCATCGGTAAAAGAGTGGCTGATGCTGTAGCTGCTCAAGATGATATGAAAGTAATTGGTGTAAGTAAAACTAGACCAAACTACGAAGCAAGAACTGCTGTTGAAGAAAAAGGATATCCATTATACATTGGAATTCCAGAAAGAGAACACTTGTTTAAAGAAGCAGGAATTGAAATAGCAGGTACTGTTGAAGACATGATTCAAGAAGCAGACGTTGTTGTTGACTGTACTCCAGGATCTATTGGACCACAAAATCTTGAAATGTACAAAAAAGCTGGCGTTAAAGCTATTTACCAAGGTGGAGAAGACCATGATTTAACCGGTCTTTCATTTAATGCTATTTCTAATTATGATGATTCATACGGTGCAGATTACACAAGAGTTGTATCATGTAACACCACCGGATTAACCCGTACATTATCTACAATTGACCCAATTGCAGATATTAAAAAAGTTAGAGCAGTAATGGTAAGAAGAGGATCTGACCCATCTGAAGTCAAAAAAGGTCCAATTAATGCAATTGTACCAAATCCTCCAAAAGTTCCTTCTCACCACGGACCTGATGTAAAAACAGTTATGAACGGAATTGATGTAACAACTATGGCATTACTCGTACCTACTACCTTAATGCACCAACACAATATTATGGTTGAAATCAACAATGAAGTTGAAACCGAAGAAATCGTTGAAGCATTAGAAAAACGTTCCAGAGTAATGGTAGTGTCCGCAGAAGAAGGTTTAGGATCAACTGCTGCATTAATGGAATATGCTAAAGAACTTGGAAGAAACAGAAACGATTTATACGAAATTCCAGTTTGGAGAGAATCCATTAATGTTGTAGGAAACGAATTATTCTACATGCAAGCTGTGCATCAAGAATCTGACGTTGTTCCTGAAAACATTGATGCTATCCGTGCACTTTTAGAAATGGAAAGTGACAACGAAAAATCTATTGCTAAAACCAACAAAGCTATGGGAATATTCTAATTCCCACAATTTACTATTTTTTTTACGATTTAAATGAAACAAAAAGTACTTTTTGGACCTGCTGGAAGTCCTGTTGATTACAAAGGCGCAGCATACAAAGCTCCAAAATATATTTCCCAAGAGGGACTTGATTCTTATGAATACCAATCACCATATGGAGTAAGAATTGGAGAATCTTCTGCAAATACCCTAAAAGAAGAATCCGAAAAACATGACATTTTAGTTTCAATGCATGCTCCATATTACATTAATTTATGTGCAAAAGAAGAATCAAAACTTGATAAAAGTATTGGTCATTTAATAGCTGCTGCACGTGCTGGTGAATGGATGGGTGCTTACAGATTAGTATTCCACCCAGGTGCTTATTTAAATAGAAAACCTGAAAAAGCAATGGAAATATCTAAAAATACCGTAAACAGATTGTTTGAAGAACTTGAAGCTGAAGGTATTGAAGAGTTCACATTTGCACCAGAAACTACTGGTAAGAGAACTCAACTTGGAAATATTGGCGAAGTTGTTGAATTATGTGCAACTTTTGATCATTTTGAACCAACAATTGATTTTGCACATGTACATGCAAGAGGAAGAGGTTTTTTAAATAAAAAAGAAGATTACAATTGTATTTTTTCAACAATTGAAGACCAATTAGATATTGACATCTTACACTGCCACTTTACAACAATTGAATATGGAAAAGGTGGAGAAGTAAAGCACCATACATTAGATGAAAGTGATGAGTATGGACCCGACATCCACGATTTGCTATCTAATTTAATTGATAATGGCTGGAATGCAAATATTATTTGTGAAACTCCACTTAGAGATGTGGATTCACTTAAAATGAAAAAAATATATGAAGAATTAAAATAATATTAGCTTTAACTGAGAGAAAATAACATTAATTAAGAAAGTGATTCAATGGTCAAGATATCTGTAATTATACCAGTTTATAATGTTGAAAAATATTTAAAAGAGTGTTTGGAGAGTGTTGTTAACCAAACACTAAATGATATTGAAATCATTTGTATTGATGATGGCTCAACAGATTCATCACCATCAATTCTTAAAGAGTATCAAAACAACGATGAAAGGTTTATTATTATAAACCAAGAAAACAGCGGCCCAGGAGCTGCAAGAAACAGAGGGATTAAAGAAGCTAAAGGTAAATACACCTATTTTTTAGATTCTGATGATTATCTTGAATTAGATGCTCTTGAGAAATTATACGATGTTGGTGAAAAAACAGATGTTGATTTTATAATTTTTAAATTAAGAAGATTTTGTGATGAAACAAAAGAATATCTTACTTCCACATATTATGATATGGCAAATATTGAAGATGAATTTAAAAATAAAGTAATTACATACCAGGATATTAAAAAACATATCTACACAATGGTTGTCTCAACACCTGCAAAACTTTATAGAACTGATTTAATTCGAGATATCAAGTTTCCGGAAAATATTCTTTTTGAAGACAATGTATTTTTCATTGAATCAACATTAAAATCAGATAAGCTATTTATTTTAGATGAATACTTATATAACCGCAGAATCCGTGACAATTCAATTACAACATCTGATGAAAGCGATTATAAGGACACAATTACTATTTCCAATCTTATGGTTCAAATAACAAAGGATCTTGGAAAATACGAAGAGATGAAAGAATATATTTATCCTCGTAAAATAGGAAATACAAACCTTATTATTAATCAGATAAATAATCCTGAAATGAAAGAAGAGTTTTTTAAAGAAGTAAAAGAAGATTTTAAAAAGCATTTGGATGAATATGAATCTGATGATTTCTTTGTCAACAAATTAAATGATAAAACCAGACATATTTTTTATAGTGGAATAAACTGCAAAACCAGTGAGGAGTTTATTTTATCCATTAAGTTATTTGATGCTGAGCATAAAATTAAAAAGCTTAAAAAGAAAAACAAAAAGTTAAAAAAAGAAAACAAACGTATTAAATCCACAAAAGCATACAAAATATGGAAAAAATACATTAAAATAAAAAAGAAACTGTTTAAATAATTAATAATCTTTTACAGAGTCGATTAAGTCATCCATATCTTCAAAAAGATTATTGATATCTTCAATATCATGTTCATTGGAACTTAAACGAATAACCATCTCATCTATTAAATCATTCATTTTACCTATGAATGTTTTTAATAGCTCAATTTTTTTATCAATTTCTTTTTCAACAAAATGATTTTTACCATCACAAACATCAACCATTTTTCTTGTAACATCCAATTGCATATTAAATAGCTTGTTGGACTCATTAATAGATGATAAAAACTTATTATATGAGAAATGATTAGAATCAAAAAGTTTATTTAGCAATTCCTTAGCATTTTGCTGTCTAAACTCATATTCTTCATCTATAGCATCAAGAGCATCATTATATCTGGATTGGATTTTTTCAACATTCCTATTATTCCTTTGAACCTTTTTTCCACATTGAGTGCAAAATTTTTGATTAAAATCCAATTTAGCTCCACAATAAATACAAAAATGATTTTTATTAGTCATCGAAATAGTACTTTAATCTTTATTTTAATAAATATTATGATTTAAAAACCCCATCAAATATTTAAACAATTAAAACAAATGTTAAAAATAAAAAAAATAGGAGGGAGAGTAATGAAAAATGATAACAAAAAAGCAGAAATCAAAACAGCTAATCAAAAACAAAATACTAAAAAAGCAAAAACCAACGAAAGTGCTGAATGTGTCATTTTAAAACCTGTTGGATATCCATTTGAATTTGGTTTAATAGATGAAGATATTGAAATTACCAACATTGAACTGTTTGAAGAATATGCACGTGAACAGTGGCTAGGATTAGTTGTAAAAGAAAATTCACATTTATTTGATCAAAAAATTATTCCCGACTATGGTTTTGAAATCGTAAAAGCAAAACCAAATAACTCATTAATTACTGAAACAACCAGAATTAAACTTATTACTGATGAACTGGAAAATAAGAAGAAAAAAACTGCATTCAAGTCAAATATTCATCTTTCAGATATTGTTGGACAAACTAATGCAAAAAATAAAATCAAAGTTATATCCAAGTACTTAGAAGACCCTGAGAAATTCGGACAGTGGGCTCCTCGAAACATTTTGTTTTACGGACTTCCAGGTACTGGTAAAACTATGCTTGTCAAAGCACTTGCTAACGAACTTGATGTTCCATTGCATTTAATTAAAGCAACAACATTAATCGGTGACCATGTGGGAGATGGTTCATCTAAAATTCATGAATTATTCAAAAAAGCAAGTGAAGACTCACCATGCATAATCTTTATTGATGAAATTGATGCTGTTGCACTACACAGATCATTTCAGTCACTAAGAGGAGATGTTTCTGAGATTGTAAACTCACTTTTAACTGAAATGGATGGAATTAATGAAAATGATTCAATAATTACAATTTGTGCTACTAATAATCCAAGCAGCTTAGATTATGCAATCAGAAGCAGATTTGAAGAAGAAATTGAATTTAAATTACCTGATGATGAAGAAAGATTAATGATTATTGAGAATAATCTTAAAACTATGCCTCTAGACTACAATCTTGATTTGGAAAAAATAGTAAAACAAACAAAAGGCATGTCTGGAAGAGACATAAAAGAAAAGATATTAAAAACTGCACTCCACAATGCAATTGCAACTGAGAGTGACATACTTACAATGAAAAATATTGATTATTCTATAAAATCAACCAAAATTAAAAATAAAGATGTTAAAGGGATGTTTGAGTAAATTTAATTAAAAATATACTCACACGCTGCAAGAATATCCTCATTTTCATCTTTTGCAGCTTTTTTTACTTTTTTAGAAACATCATAAAATATCTTATTAACAATAGAATTTGTTAAATTATCCAATATTTTATCGCTACCATCTACATCACTTAACTTGCCAATAGCTTTTTGAGTTTCACGTTCACGTATATACTCCATAGATGCTCTTAAATTACCAAGTAATTCATCAACTTTCATTATTTTAAAGGATTCTTTAAGTAAAATGAACTCATCATTGATGATATTTTCTGCTTCAGCAAATTCCTTTTTTCTAAGGTTAGTATTTATCTCAGCAATTTCTCTTAAGTTGTCAATATTGAATGACTTGACACCTAATTCCAAAACATCTTCTGAAATATCACGAGGATTTGCAATATCAATTAACATTAAGCTTTCATAATCCCTAGGACTTTTTAATAAACGTTCTTTAGTAATAATCGGGTGAGGCGCACTGGTAGCACTAATAACCAAGTCAGCAGTTGCCAAATACTTTTCTAGGTCATTAAATAAAATAGCTTCACCGCCTAAATCCTTAGCAAGGTCTACTGCAACATAATAAGTCCTGTTTGCAACAAAAATAGCATTTAAATCTTTCTCAGCAAGTGCTTTAGCAACTAATTTACCCATTTTTCCAGCACCAATTACCAAAACAGATTTGTTTTCCAAATCACCAATATATTTTTCAGCCAAATCAATAGCTGCAGAACCAATTGATACAGAACCTTTGTTGATATTGGTTTTATTTCTAACAACCTGACCAACATGAATAGCTTTTGTAAAAATAGCATCCAAAATTTTACCACAGTGACGATCTTTAACTGCTTTGTGCTTTGCATCCTTAACCTGACCTAAAATCTGGTCTTCTCCAACAATCATAGATTCTAAACCGGAAGTCATACGTAAAAGGTGCATAACAGCAGACTGACCATAATCAATAACAATACTCTTGTTTTCATGAGAAAGTAACTCTTCATCTTCAGGAATATGCTTATTGTGAATGAAATATTCCTTTCTGTTACATGTACTAATCTCAATATATTCAACAATAGAATATTTTTCTTGTAGTTTTGCAAATAATTCGTCAATATCTTTTGAAATAATCTCCATAGACTGAATATCTGCAAGTTTATGGTCAACTCTTAAATTTAATATCAATTTAATCCCCTTATCAAATCGTCAATATAATCTTTGGCTTCGACAATATTTCTATTTTTAATTAAAACATTGATTTTTTCATCTTCAAAAATTTCATAAAGACATTTTCTTCTATCTTTCTGGTCTTGAACGATTCCTTTTAATTTGTTTCTGGCATAATCCTGAAGTTCTATTTCCAAGATATCCTCTTCAGTAATTATTGATTGAATTTTTTTTCTTAATTGGCGAGCCATAAGTGGGCTTTTTCCACCGGTAAAAATAGAAATTTCAATATCTCCAATATTAAAACTTGTTGGAACAATTACATTTCCTTCACTAGGAAAATCTGCTCTGTTAAGAAGTTTATCTTCAGCAATTTTAGAAACATAATTGGACAGGGTTCTATCCCCACTAGCTATTACAACAAAATCAGACCATTCAACTAAATCATCAACGTCCTCAGTAGAGCATAAAATAGCTCCTTTTGATACTAATTCATCAGCCAAATTATCTCCAGCCAGTTTAACATTAGCACCATGGTCTAAAAATTTATTTGCACGTCTTGTTGCAACTTCGCCAGTTCCTAAAATAAAAACATTCAAATTAGATGTTTTTAAATAAATAGAAGTCCAGTCCATTTTAATCATTATCAAGAGATTTAGCACGTAAAACTTTTACAGCAGCCCTTAAATCATCATTGCATTCTTTTAAAACATCCATTGCTTCAAGTTTGGTAATGTTGAATGTTTCTGCTAATGCTTCAGCTTTTTCATCAGGATCAGGTTTAGTAACTCCAACTAATCTCTCAGATAATTGTTTTTTTAAGTCTAAGTATTCTTCATGACTTAATCCAATACTATTTAATGACATATCTCTTAATGGACAAGGTTTAGATGGTTTACAACACCATACAAGTGATCCAAAGCAGGTTCCTGCTCCTTCACCTAATCTAGTTTCCCTACCGAATTGAGTTTTAATTTCAATATATTCTTTAGGAGTTAAGTTAACTTCCTGTAATGCATTTAATACTGGGCACGGTTTTACTGGAGGACAACAAAAAGCAAGTCCTCTGACATCTCCTCCTCTACAAATATGAGACGGCGCATCTTCCCAAGTCATAATAAACCTCCAAAAAATTCTTTATCATTGTAAAATTATTATTAAGAAATAATTATAAAATAATAATATAATTTATTCTACCAATAAATATATAATCTTTTTTATAAATTAAATTAAAATTAAGTATTATGAAAGAAATTTTAAAAATCGAAGACATAACCATCACTGTAACATGGAAAAATATTAAAAATATGTATCTTCGAGTATTGCCACCAAATGGAGATGTTGAGGTTTCTGCTCCAATTGCCCTACCACAGGAAGAATTGGTTAATTTTATTAAATCCAAAAAGCAGTGGATTTTAAAAAAACAAGACATTATTTTAAAAAATGATATTAAAGCACCTCTAAAATATAAAAACGATGAAAAACATTATTTGTGGGGAAAACAGTACAATTTAAAGTTAATTTCTAATGATAACATAAAATCAGGTTTTGTTAAGGATGATACTATTTTCCTACCAGTTTCTAAAAGAAGTACAATTGATATACGCCAGAAAGTATTAGTTGAGCTTTATAGAAGAGAACTTCAAAATAAAATTCCTACATTAATGGCTAAACACAGCAAGATTATTGGTAAAAAACCTTCCGAAGTAAAGGTTAGAAAAATGAAAAACTGGGGAAACTGCAGAAAGGACGGAAGAATAACACTAAATTTAAATCTTGCAAAAAAAGACCCCAAATGTTTAGAATACGTAATCATCCATGAATTATGTCATTTAATTGAATTTAATCATGGAAAAGAATTTAAAAAATTAATGGACAAATACTGTCCAGATTGGAAAAAAATAAAAAAAGAATTAAATGAATAAGAAGATTTATCTGTTTTCTTTAAGCATATCTTCTTTTTCATCTGCGGTTAATTTCTCAACAATTTCTTCAGGAGTACCAATATCTAAGAGTTTTCCCCCTCTCATTAAAGCTGCTCTGTCACAGACATCTAAAACGAAGTCCATATCGTGAGAAATAATAATGAATGTTTGTTCTAATTCAGTACGTGCTTTTAAGATAGAATCAGTTACAATAACACGAGTAATCGGATCCATTGTACCTGTTGGTTCATCCAAAACAATTAAATTAGGTTCTTTGATTAATACTTGAGCTAAAGCAACCCTGTGTTTTTCCCCTACACTTAATTGATCAGGATATTTATCAAGCACACTTGCAGCAACATCATCAGCAAAACCAACAGTGGTTAATGCATGAATAGCTTTAATTTTACCGAATTCTGCAGGTAAATTTAAACTAATTGCATCAGTTAAGTTACCAAGAACAGTTCTGTGAGGATATAATGAATATTCTTGATGTAATAAACCAATATAAGGCATAATACGTCCACGGTTGAGTGGTCCAACTTTGGTCATGTCAATCCATTCATCACCGAGTTTGATTTGGATATTACCTCCACTTGGTTCAGTTAATCCCATTAACATTCTTGTAGTGGTTGTTTTTCCAGAACCACTTAAACCTACAATACCAAAGATTTCTTCTTTATTAATAGTTAAATCAACACCATCTACTGCTTTAACAACACCACGTTCAATGGAGTAGTAATGTTTTTTAACATTTTCAAGAACTACTTCAGGTTCTCCGAATTCAGGAATTTCTGGTTTTTCAGGAATAGGAATTGTAGCAACGAAATCATTTACTACAGTCTCAGCTTCTCCTTCCTGTTTGATTTCTCCACCTTCTAACCAGATTACCTTATCTGCTAATTCAATCATTACTTCTGGCCAGTGAGAAGTAATTAACATAGTGATTCCTTCATCTTTTACACCTTCTTTTAATGTGTTATGAAGTTTGATAGCAGTTTGAGGATCTAAAGTACCAGTAGGTTCATCAGCTAAAAACATCATAGGTTCTTTAGCTAATTGTCTTGCGAGTACAACTCTTTGTTTTTCCCCACCACTTAAGTCACGAGCAATGTGAGTAATCCTATGATTCATTTGAACCATTTCTAATAATTCCAATGCTTCATAAATTTTCTCATCATATTCCTTATCGTCAGGCATTGCCCTCATTACATTTTCAATTACAGATTCTTCGTCGTATAATGCGAAGTTACGTTGTAACATGATGGAAATTCTTCTTTTAATACTTGCAAATAATTTCCTCTCAGCATTAAAGAAGTCAACTTCTTTTGCTTCTAAAGTTGCTCCACAACTACATTTTTCACCAGCATGAGAAGGAGACTCAACAGCTAAACATTCTGGACAAACAGCAACATTAACTAAAATCTGACCAGCATCTGGTTTATACTCAGATGTACCTCTGAGCATATTAATTAAAACAGATTTTCCACTTCCACTACGGCCTAAAATACCTAATGTTTCTCCTTCAGTAATTTTTAAATTAATATCTTTAAGAACATCAACACCATCAAAAGTTTTAGTAATATTTTTTAGTGTTATAAAATCCATGAAATCACCTTATTAATCTAATTTATATTTTAATCCATTAATAATACTTTCTAATAACAATTGTTTTTAAAAAAATAAGCATTAACAATAGATTCTAATAACAATTGTTTTAAAAATAAGCAATTAAGAAATATGCCTTAATTTTAAAAAAAATAGAATAAAAAAAGTTAGAAATCAGATATTTTGAAATCCAAACTACCTGAAATAACACTACGAGCAATAGAAAATCCATCAACACCGCAAGCAATCATCTTTTCGACATTGCCTCTTGAGTTGACAGAATTGTTTCCAATGATTTTAATATCAACATCACTGCAAAGTTCACCTAAAAGTTCCCAGTCTGCTTCAGCGCCTTTTTTCATTGCATCAATATGAATATAATCAGCACCTGCATTTTCAATTAAATTAGCTATTTTTAAACAGTCAACACCTTCAACATTAGCTCTGATTTTAACTGAAACTTCACTGTCAACATTATCAACAATTTGAGAGATGAAATGATTTAAATCATCTCTTTTTAACATTTCTTGGCCACAACCAATAGCTAAAATTTCATTCTGGCGACAATGACAATTAATTTCTACAATATCCAAATTTTTGATATTACCAACATCAATAATAGGTTGTGGATTTGTTGAACGAACATTAGCTGAAACTTTTACATGATTATGAGTGTTTTTAATCAAATTGACTTCATTTTCAATGTGATTAAAAATATTATTTAAAGGAATGTCGAATTCTTTTCTTCCCCTTTGAACAATTTTCTTACTTGCTTCAAGTGTAGGGGAATCTAAGCTGTATCCACCTAAAGTAGCCACATTAAATCCATAATGAATAACCTTGTTTAAAAAACTAGCATCAGTTATGCCAGCCATTGGAGCAACTACCTTAAGCATACAAATTCCTCAAGATTATTTTTCAACAACCCAAGTCCACATTTCATTATTATGTGCACGGATTTCTTCAAGACCAATGTCTGCCATATAAGCAGCATCTTCAGCATTTTTAGCTCTTCCAATTCCAGCTTTGAGCTTTATGCCGATTTCTTCATCAATTTCAACCATTATTTCTTCAATGTCTTTCTCAGTTAATCCGTTACATGGAGACATGAAGTTGTCCCCTCCAATGAAGAATAATAATGCTCCTTTTTTAATTAATTTAGTCATTAAGTAATGTTGAGCTTTATTAACACTGAAACTTGTATCAAAAGCAGATTCAATATCAGTTAAAGTTTCAGTGACACTGTTAATGTCAATATGAGCTGCTTGAACGAAGCTGTCTTCTTCACTAACTAAACTGTCAATAGCTAAAATTTCTTTTCTCTCACCTGATTGAGCACTACCTGCTTTTTGAAGAGCGATAGTTGCTAATCTTTGAGCTTCGTGAGGAGTATCTGCAGCTGCTACACCCATACTTACAGTAATAGGGTATTTGTTTCTAATAGATCTTTGAATTCTTAAATGGTCTTCTTCATCTAAACCATTTGAGATTGCAAGCAAGTTATCAAATCTAGTAAAGAAAACTAAACCTTTTCTAGCACCAAAATAGCTGTTTAAATCAGCGTATAATCTTGCTTGAAGAATTTGTAAGTCAGATTCAGTCCTTGGTCTTGGAGTGACAGTCCAAGGTCCATAATTGTCAATTTGTATTAATGTCATTTGTATCATTGAATAACACCTTCCCCCTAAGGAATACAATCCTTAATAATTTTAGCCAAATTAATTTTAGCATCTAAATTATCCATAATTGTATTTGTAGTTATTACCTTATTAACTATTTGATTTATTTTGGCAATTTTATCTTCATCTTGTACATCAATTACCATTGTATCTAAAAAATCTTCATATAATGATGCAACACCAATTGATGAAACATCAATATCCAATGCTTTCATAAATTTACTTGCAGGCCCTGAAACAGAATCAGAACCAATAATTGGAGAAACTGCAACAACATAAGTTTCTTTTAGTGCATCACGAACACCATCTAAAGACAATATTGGTGATATTGAAGTAATTGGATTGGATGGGCCAATAATTACTGCATCAGAATTCTTAATAGCTTCAACAATTCCATCACTTGGTGAAACATTGGAGAATTTAATATCTAAAACTTCAGGTTCACTTTGATGTTTAATTAAAAAGTCATGAAATTCCAATTCACCAATATCAGTGATAATCTTAATTTCAGAATCTTCTTCACTCATAGGAATAATTCTTGAAGCGATTCCCATATTTTCTGCTTGAATTTCACATGCTTTTGAAAGACCATATTTTTCCATTAATTGTGTCTTTTGTATTTTAGTTGCACGGTCAATGTCCCCAATTCTTAAAAGTTCATCACATCCAAGTTCTTTAAGACGTTCATGAGTAATAAAAGTATCATTTTTAACTCCGTACCAGAATTCATCATTAATCATATCTGCCATTGTATACAATACAGTATCAATATCTGCAGAAACATAAACACCTGAAAAATAATCATTTTCAAGAGTATTAACAATGATTGTCAAATCTTTAGGATCAATGATTTCTTTTAATCCCTGCAATAGTTTTGGAGTACCAGTTCCACCAGATAAAACAGTAATCATTAAATTCACCTAATTTCTAAATACATCAAATTCTTTAGGCATAATAACTGATTTGATTGTTGAATTAACATCTCTTAATGTATCAAAGCTATCGAATCCACGTACGATAACAACAGGAAGTCCTTCATCAGCCTGACCCATAATAAGTGAAGCGGCAGAAGCTAATTCATCACAGGTTGCAATTTCAGTAGTTTCAAGTTCTCTTCCGTATAAATCCTTTTCACCGACTCTTTTCCATATTGGTGAAATACCAGAACATCCAATTGCAGTACCTATAGCACCAAATCTAAATGCTCTTCCCTGAGTATCAGTTATAATAACTGCGATTTCTTCGCCAAATTCTTTTTCTAAGGACTCACGAATTTCAAAAGCAGATTTATCTGCATCAACAGGCATTGGAGTAACTAAACCTTCACCAACATTGGACTCATCAATACCTGCATTAGCACATACAAAACCCTGTTTTGTTTCTGTAATTATAAATTTAGGACCTACAGCAACAATTTCATTTGA contains:
- a CDS encoding zinc ribbon domain-containing protein; this encodes MTNKNHFCIYCGAKLDFNQKFCTQCGKKVQRNNRNVEKIQSRYNDALDAIDEEYEFRQQNAKELLNKLFDSNHFSYNKFLSSINESNKLFNMQLDVTRKMVDVCDGKNHFVEKEIDKKIELLKTFIGKMNDLIDEMVIRLSSNEHDIEDINNLFEDMDDLIDSVKDY
- a CDS encoding protease inhibitor I42 family protein, giving the protein MISKKIKVALIFGLVLISSVGFVVAANSQSGPILDENNNFVMTVHANPSTGYYWVSNGGESHGAHVIDKQFVQDYNDGMLGVGGTYYFTIHVDDINDYYFKINEVSPSGEFTGKSIDSDMVN
- a CDS encoding glycosyltransferase family 2 protein, which translates into the protein MVKISVIIPVYNVEKYLKECLESVVNQTLNDIEIICIDDGSTDSSPSILKEYQNNDERFIIINQENSGPGAARNRGIKEAKGKYTYFLDSDDYLELDALEKLYDVGEKTDVDFIIFKLRRFCDETKEYLTSTYYDMANIEDEFKNKVITYQDIKKHIYTMVVSTPAKLYRTDLIRDIKFPENILFEDNVFFIESTLKSDKLFILDEYLYNRRIRDNSITTSDESDYKDTITISNLMVQITKDLGKYEEMKEYIYPRKIGNTNLIINQINNPEMKEEFFKEVKEDFKKHLDEYESDDFFVNKLNDKTRHIFYSGINCKTSEEFILSIKLFDAEHKIKKLKKKNKKLKKENKRIKSTKAYKIWKKYIKIKKKLFK
- a CDS encoding AAA family ATPase; the encoded protein is MKNDNKKAEIKTANQKQNTKKAKTNESAECVILKPVGYPFEFGLIDEDIEITNIELFEEYAREQWLGLVVKENSHLFDQKIIPDYGFEIVKAKPNNSLITETTRIKLITDELENKKKKTAFKSNIHLSDIVGQTNAKNKIKVISKYLEDPEKFGQWAPRNILFYGLPGTGKTMLVKALANELDVPLHLIKATTLIGDHVGDGSSKIHELFKKASEDSPCIIFIDEIDAVALHRSFQSLRGDVSEIVNSLLTEMDGINENDSIITICATNNPSSLDYAIRSRFEEEIEFKLPDDEERLMIIENNLKTMPLDYNLDLEKIVKQTKGMSGRDIKEKILKTALHNAIATESDILTMKNIDYSIKSTKIKNKDVKGMFE
- a CDS encoding TIM barrel protein codes for the protein MKQKVLFGPAGSPVDYKGAAYKAPKYISQEGLDSYEYQSPYGVRIGESSANTLKEESEKHDILVSMHAPYYINLCAKEESKLDKSIGHLIAAARAGEWMGAYRLVFHPGAYLNRKPEKAMEISKNTVNRLFEELEAEGIEEFTFAPETTGKRTQLGNIGEVVELCATFDHFEPTIDFAHVHARGRGFLNKKEDYNCIFSTIEDQLDIDILHCHFTTIEYGKGGEVKHHTLDESDEYGPDIHDLLSNLIDNGWNANIICETPLRDVDSLKMKKIYEELK
- a CDS encoding bifunctional precorrin-2 dehydrogenase/sirohydrochlorin ferrochelatase → MDWTSIYLKTSNLNVFILGTGEVATRRANKFLDHGANVKLAGDNLADELVSKGAILCSTEDVDDLVEWSDFVVIASGDRTLSNYVSKIAEDKLLNRADFPSEGNVIVPTSFNIGDIEISIFTGGKSPLMARQLRKKIQSIITEEDILEIELQDYARNKLKGIVQDQKDRRKCLYEIFEDEKINVLIKNRNIVEAKDYIDDLIRGLN
- a CDS encoding phosphorylating glyceraldehyde-3-phosphate dehydrogenase, whose protein sequence is MKTVAINGYGTIGKRVADAVAAQDDMKVIGVSKTRPNYEARTAVEEKGYPLYIGIPEREHLFKEAGIEIAGTVEDMIQEADVVVDCTPGSIGPQNLEMYKKAGVKAIYQGGEDHDLTGLSFNAISNYDDSYGADYTRVVSCNTTGLTRTLSTIDPIADIKKVRAVMVRRGSDPSEVKKGPINAIVPNPPKVPSHHGPDVKTVMNGIDVTTMALLVPTTLMHQHNIMVEINNEVETEEIVEALEKRSRVMVVSAEEGLGSTAALMEYAKELGRNRNDLYEIPVWRESINVVGNELFYMQAVHQESDVVPENIDAIRALLEMESDNEKSIAKTNKAMGIF
- the hemA gene encoding glutamyl-tRNA reductase, giving the protein MILNLRVDHKLADIQSMEIISKDIDELFAKLQEKYSIVEYIEISTCNRKEYFIHNKHIPEDEELLSHENKSIVIDYGQSAVMHLLRMTSGLESMIVGEDQILGQVKDAKHKAVKDRHCGKILDAIFTKAIHVGQVVRNKTNINKGSVSIGSAAIDLAEKYIGDLENKSVLVIGAGKMGKLVAKALAEKDLNAIFVANRTYYVAVDLAKDLGGEAILFNDLEKYLATADLVISATSAPHPIITKERLLKSPRDYESLMLIDIANPRDISEDVLELGVKSFNIDNLREIAEINTNLRKKEFAEAENIINDEFILLKESFKIMKVDELLGNLRASMEYIRERETQKAIGKLSDVDGSDKILDNLTNSIVNKIFYDVSKKVKKAAKDENEDILAACEYIFN